A genomic window from Silene latifolia isolate original U9 population chromosome Y, ASM4854445v1, whole genome shotgun sequence includes:
- the LOC141632303 gene encoding uncharacterized protein LOC141632303: MTQNLIKSYNQGAISPRCLIKVDIRKAFDSIQWEFISNMLTGLNFPATFVKWIMGCITSTWFSLKINGSQRGFFPGKSGVRQGDPISLYIFVLGMEMFSRHLRRIHLLHQVSYHPKCVKLKLNHLIFADDLMVFMRGDTPSVAAVATCLDSFASISGLYANPAKTNIYYGGVDDEVKRQINALTGYIEDAFPFRYLGITLNPGRLTSSMFNMMVDKIQGSIHHWSGNLLSYAGKLQLINAVVFGLENFWCSVLLLPSHIIKLVNKLCKDYFWGTCGQQRRMVFKSWSSICKPCIEGGYNVKELLSWNKALLCKWVWQLTQNRDNILVSWCRSYNLNGHTIWEAQPKIRHAESWRDIIKIKNYLLQAAGSVTNAQRMLDSCVKNGNFCVGKAYHIFRDKGRNTRWAEVRRNMISWLGFSGIGAHIDVKDYLYKLMGGTKKRKWRNKVAASCVAGMVYVIWHERNSRIFDGLVSTPDQISTTLQYTLKLRLSDSCDRYTQNWDHFSESLNSIIAVKNELIHATGSHDAAHNLLHSWCIDGKFHTHLAYNRFRPKFAVNTMLRLPFGKAVEPKKAIIASLALQKRLTTVDILQRRGLIIFNRCTLCKSAAESHSHLFFKCSYSQALWRGMLAWMRISGRSNCYIAEFKWCAGKKAKKHWKHAWFVSCLVGTLYAIWAERNSRIFTDKESTVEQDLFRLKYVVSVYLLHKFPSLDARISVSLNA; encoded by the exons ATGACCCAAAACCTTATCAAAAGCTACAACCAGGGAGCCATATCTCCCAGGTGCCTCATAAAGGTTGACATACGCAAGGCGTTCGACTCCATTCAATGGGAATTTATCTCTAACATGCTCACGGGTCTCAATTTTCCTGCAACTTTTGTTAAATGGATCATGGGGTGCATAACGTCTACTTGGTTCTCTCTGAAGATCAATGGCAGCCAACGCGGGTTTTTTCCGGGAAAATCTGGAGTAAGACAAGGAGATCCCATCTCTCTGTATATTTTCGTCCTTGGGATGGAAATGTTTTCTAGGCACCTGAGACGCATCCACCTTCTCCATCAAGTCTCCTATCACCCCAAATGTGTGAAATTAAAGCTCAACCACTTGATTTTCGCCGATGATCTTATGGTCTTTATGAGGGGTGACACCCCCTCTGTGGCTGCGGTTGCAACTTGTCTTGATTCCTTTGCTTCTATCTCGGGGTTATATGCTAATCCCGCCAAAACTAACATCTACTATGGTGGTGTAGATGACGAGGTGAAACGGCAAATTAACGCACTCACTGGCTACATTGAAGACGCTTTCCCTTTCCGCTACCTTGGCATCACTTTGAACCCGGGAAGACTTACCTCCAGTATGTTTAACATGATGGTCGACAAAATCCAGGGTTCAATTCACCACTGGTCTGGAAACCTCCTATCCTATGCCGGGAAGCTTCAACTCATTAATGCGGTCGTTTTTGGACTGGAAAATTTTTGGTGCTCTGTCCTGCTCTTGCCTTCTCACATTATCAAACTTGTCAATAAGCTCTGTAAAGACTATTTCTGGGGGACGTGTGGGCAGCAACGTCGGATGGTTTTCAAAAGTTGGTCTTCAATCTGCAAACCTTGTATCGAGGGCGGCTATAATGTCAAAGAACTTCTCAGCTGGAACAAAGCTCTTCTCTGTAAGTGGGTCTGGCAACTTACCCAGAACCGGGACAATATTTTGGTTAGCTGGTGCCGTTCATACAACCTTAACGGCCACACTATTTGGGAGGCGCAACCAAAGATTCGGCATGCTGAAAGCTGGCGGGACATTATTAAAATCAAAAACTACCTCCTTCAAGCTGCGGGTTCTGTTACAAATGCACAAAGGATGCTGGATTCCTGCGTTAAAAACGGCAATTTTTGCGTCGGAAAGGCTTACCATATTTTCAGGGACAAGGGGCGTAACACGAGATGGGCTGAG GTGAGGCGTAATATGATTTCATGGCTTGGGTTTTCTGGTATAGGGGCTCACATTGATGTTAAGGACTACCTCTACAAGCTCATGGGAGGTACTAAAAAACGAAAATGGAGGAACAAAGTCGCAGCTAGTTGTGTGGCTGGCATGGTCTATGTTATTTGGCATGAGAGAAACAGTCGTATCTTCGATGGGCTGGTTTCTACGCCTGATCAGATCTCTACTACTCTTCAATACACTTTGAAACTCAGGCTCTCTGACAGTTGTGATAGATACACGCAGAATTG GGACCATTTCTCTGAGAGTCTGAATAGTATCATTGCTGTTAAAAATGAACTCATTCATGCTACTGGCTCTCATGATGCTGCTCACAATCTCTTACATAGCTGGTGTATTGATGGCAAATTTCATACCCATCTTGCTTATAACAGGTTCAGGCCTAAGTTTGCTGTTAATACTATGCTCAGGCTCCCATTTGGAAAAGCTGTAGAACCTAAGAAGGCTATCATTGCTTCTTTAGCTCTGCAGAAACGTCTCACCACTGTTGATATTCTCCAGCGCAGAGGACTCATTATTTTTAACCGTTGTACACTGTGTAAGTCTGCAGCAGAATCTCACTCTCATCTATTTTTCAAATGCTCCTACTCTCAGGCTTTGTGGAGAGGTATGCTTGCTTGGATGAGGATTTCTGGTCGTAGTAACTGCTACATAGCAGAATTCAAGTGGTGTGCAGGAAAGAAGGCTAAAAAACATTGGAAGCATGCTTGGTTTGTTAGCTGTTTGGTTGGCACTCTCTATGCTATTTGGGCTGAGAGGAATAGCCGCATTTTTACTGATAAAGAAAGCACTGTTGAACAGGATCTCTTTAGACTCAAGTATGTAGTTAGTGTTTATTTGCTACATAAGTTCCCTTCACTTGATGCTAGGATAAGTGTAAGCTTAAATGCCTAA
- the LOC141632304 gene encoding uncharacterized protein LOC141632304, which produces MSLCFHEQSLASSEITIGLEDFQDELKFWQFTLMGNLLGARPSLKQVTEFTDKYWGSIAKPTVQYFKKGWFSFRFENENDMSNVLKRGPWKMGSHSLILKQWYPNFSTAMDRVSKIPIWVIFPDLDPYLWSSAVLSKMASKIGRPMFADMPTTCKEKLSFARIMVEADISGSLPDVISINTPYGPSEQRVDYEWFPYYCAECGKMGHQAKTCKQGKAKKNAHIQAPKKIYKPVTKASQCVTNPCLLGGTSVTMAGVAVPSKGSIPVPCFAEKHQECNRKERVTNAQIAMKRVKSPISQGSNRFSPLTDPTATDLIVSIDVPSTVGDDSKLDTACGNNILDTCMLGGTSMGPMGGRVP; this is translated from the coding sequence ATGAGTTTGTGTTTCCATGAACAAAGTCTTGCTTCATCTGAGATCACCATCGGGCTTGAGGATTTCCAAGATGAGCTCAAATTCTGGCAGTTTACTCTCATGGGTAATCTCTTAGGGGCTAGACCTTCTCTGAAACAAGTCACTGAGTTTACTGATAAATATTGGGGATCTATTGCCAAACCCACTGTCCAATACTTCAAGAAGGGTTGGTTTAGCTTTAGATTTGAGAATGAAAATGACATGAGTAATGTTCTGAAACGTGGTCCTTGGAAGATGGGATCCCATTCCTTAATTCTCAAGCAATGGTATCCTAATTTTTCCACTGCCATGGATAGAGTTTCCAAAATTCCAATTTGGGTCATTTTTCCTGATCTTGATCCTTATCTATGGTCTTCAGCTGTCCTTAGTAAAATGGCCAGTAAGATTGGGAGACCCATGTTTGCTGACATGCCTACTACTTGTAAGGAGAAGCTATCCTTTGCAAGGATCATGGTGGAAGCTGATATTTCTGGTTCCCTCCCTGATGTAATCTCCATCAACACCCCATATGGTCCTTCTGAACAAAGAGTGGACTATGAATGGTTTCCATATTATTGTGCTGAGTGTGGAAAAATGGGTCATCAAGCAAAAACTTGCAAGCAGGGGAAAGCCAAGAAGAATGCTCATATTCAAGCTCCTAAGAAGATCTATAAGCCTGTTACTAAGGCTTCTCAATGTGTTACTAATCCCTGTctgctaggtggtacctcagtAACCATGGCAGGTGTTGCTGTCCCTTCTAAGGGAAGCATACCTGTTCCGTGCTTTGCTGAAAAGCATCAAGAATGCAACAGGAAGGAGAGGGTGACTAATGCTCAAATAGCCATGAAGAGAGTCAAGTCACCTATCTCTCAGGGGTCAAACAGGTTCTCCCCCCTCACTGATCCTACTGCTACTGATCTTATTGTTTCAATTGATGTGCCCAGCACTGTTGGTGATGATTCCAAACTTGATACTGCTTGTGGCAATAATATCCTGGACACCTGCATGCTAGGTGGTACCTCGATGGGACCGATGGGCGGGAGGGTGCCTTGA